In Portunus trituberculatus isolate SZX2019 chromosome 33, ASM1759143v1, whole genome shotgun sequence, the following proteins share a genomic window:
- the LOC123512165 gene encoding integrator complex subunit 13-like: MSFPTSHKTVFVMDHTLTASSGVKLEMDSFSKCRSGSSSNGGAGPVHLQPMNLIPLRPVTKSLWTCAVEAITEYCRIVWDIFPGSRLIRFVAVDKTAHKLSSWTPEDQNLANLMNAFMMLGPARAIGPGKLDLFKGLRTAIEILMEPSAVQHEKRTSLTESATKVLNKGRIILVTKIDTEDDVKTLKDKFHDTLLYLNKVAAATDNLMAINHCDLVLLNLWPDGPVCPMPWRSWPDVSTIMSCEFTNLQGGVSLAPKLCNLVLKHYDLASTTVTGIPMKEEQNASSSANYDVELFHPAAAHAAILKGIPTETAHLKTYREGADYETVTLKWCTPRSNANIELQHCSSAYRITSVDVNSRPSSCLTNFLLNGRWVMLEMPRKSGSKVISHMLACHGGDIYIHTMYTSRSILEDPPSISEGCGGRVTDYRIPDFGEFLKANKLAPYPASALSSDDSAVSTPLVKSREQLSRHTKYWPITLSTTSLFTLGQQVEPLTTLMVKSTLTDDEVVECKQVILCLMSMEARGDPLPSPMAGRGGKGMKREDQYRAVWAELEQYLQVHLHSAAHEKVLKCFMDCHNKVSTPEYKGDEKVDIDQALKELDDYNFMTEREKQEFNMGGMKHVPSDLPLPESKRRRSAPPPLTPMGRSSGVSLLTLWENKVSSEQSRRCLEFQGRLRAEGNVTKLYVNLQKDKDKDDGGPRKKN; the protein is encoded by the exons ATGTCCTTCCCCACGAGCCACAAGACAGTGTTTGTGATGGACCACACCCTGACAGCCTCCTCTGGGGTGAAGCTTGAGATGGACAGCTTCAGCAAGTGtcgcagtggcagcagcagcaatggagGGGCTGGCCCAGTACACCTCCAGCCCATGAACCTCATCCCACTGCGTCCTGTCACCAAGTCACTCTGGACCTGTGCTGTGGAAGCCATCACAGAGTATTGCAG gaTTGTGTGGGATATATTCCCTGGATCCAGGTTAATACGCTTTGTTGCTGTCGATAAAACTGCCCACAAACTGTCATCTTGGACCCCTGAAGATCAAAATTTGGCCAATCTCATGAATGCTTTTATGATGCTTGGGCCAGCAAGGGCCATTGGTCCTGGCAAACTGGATCTCTTCAAGGGGCTCAGGACAGCCATAGAGATCTTGATGGAACCTTCAGCTGTCCAGCATGAGAAACGAACCTCCCTCACCGAAAGTGCCACTAAAGTTCTCAACAAAGGGAGAATTATTCTTGTTACAAAAATTGACACAGAAGACGACGTTAAGACATTAAAAGACAAGTTTCATGACACACTTTTATACTTGAACAAAGTGGCTGCAGCAACAGACAATTTGATGGCCATTAATCACTGTGATCTGGTCCTCCTCAACCTGTGGCCCGATGGTCCCGTGTGTCCCATGCCTTGGCGGTCATGGCCTGACGTGTCCACCATCATGTCCTGTGAATTTACTAACCTCCAGGGTGGTGTCTCACTTGCACCAAAACTCTGCAACCTAGTATTGAAACATTATGATCTTGCCTCCACCACAGTCACTGGAATACCTatgaaggaggagcagaatgCCAGCTCTTCAGCAAACTATGATGTTGAGCTATTCCATCCAGCTGCTGCTCATGCTGCAATCCTGAAGGGCATACCAACAGAGACTGCCCACCTCAAGACCTATCGTGAGGGTGCAGACTACGAGACAGTAACACTGAAGTGGTGCACCCCTCGCAGCAATGCCAACATAGAGCTCCAGCACTGCTCCTCAGCCTACCGCATCACTTCCGTTGATGTGAACAGCCGTCCTTCGTCCTGTTTGACAAACTTTCTACTAAATGGCCGCTGGGTCATGTTGGAAATGCCACGCAAGTCTGGGAGTAAAGTTATATCACACATGCTGGCTTGTCATGGAGGGGACATTTACATCCACACAATGTACACATCTCGCAGCATCTTGGAAGACCCTCCTTCCATTAGTGAAGGGTGTGGAGGCCGGGTTACTGACTACAGAATTCCTGACTTTGGAGAATTCTTAAAAGCAAACAAACTGGCACCATACCCAGCTTCTGCCCTGAGCAGTGATGACAGTGCTGTGTCCACACCTTTGGTGAAGAGTAGAGAGCAGCTAAGCAGACACACCAAGTATTGGCCCATCACCCTTTCTACCACTTCACTCTTCACATTGGGTCAGCAGGTTGAGCCACTCACTACATTGATGGTGAAGAGCACTCTTACAGATGATGAAGTTGTTGAGTGCAAGCAAGTGATTCTGTGCCTGATGAGCATGGAAGCTCGTGGcgatcctcttccctcccccatgGCTGGCCGGGGTGGCAAGGGCATGAAGCGAGAGGACCAGTACAGGGCTGTGTGGGCCGAGTTGGAGCAGTACCTGCAGGTGCACTTACACTCAGCAGCTCATGAAAAAGTATTGAAATGTTTCATGGACTGTCACAACAAGGTATCAACACCAGAGTACAAAGGGGATGAGAAGGTGGACATAGACCAAGCcttgaaggaattggatgactACAACTTcatgacagaaagagagaagcaagaatTCAATATGGGGGGAATGAAGCACGTCCCTTCAGACCTTCCCCTGCCAGAGAGTAAGCGACGCCGCAGTGCCCCGCCGCCACTCAcccccatgggacgcagcaGTGGAGTCAGCTTGCTCACACTGTGGGAGAACAAGGTATCCTCAGAACAGTCTCGGCGCTGCCTTGAGTTTCAGGGCCGGTTACGAGCAGAGGGAAATGTCACCAAGCTCTATGTCAACCTtcagaaagataaagataaggatgatggtggaccaaggaaaaaaaattga